The following are encoded in a window of Ranitomeya variabilis isolate aRanVar5 chromosome 6, aRanVar5.hap1, whole genome shotgun sequence genomic DNA:
- the RNF139 gene encoding E3 ubiquitin-protein ligase RNF139 — translation MAAPQLLAVGQRVRAVLDVALRVPPVFIIDAILNCSCDFSAGIVSLLVQVLLRLLGILASAVVLVLSRRALFKFYAISIALLSAATSVLINYYTTLNLNSPYGLVDLPPSGSSLWMPLIGSQLLFGIGLISLLEIQCTFSNFIIMNMLVPAIGSIIEVPAEVQQTLVIISGLVLAIYTTICLSLRFKWFYYSTKYTFLLLKHMYQVYGLQIMLEDAWKKIHFPDVMRVFWLTRLATRAVFMVYMLRLMDAETEASYFMQWDDFWQLVCHLIISGCDSTITVLGMSAVISSIAHYLGLGILSFIGSTEEEDKRLGFVAPVLFFILALQTGLSGLKPEERLIRLCRNMCLLLTAILHFIHGMTDPVLMSLSASHVSSFRRHFPVLLVSAFLFVLPILLSCVLWHYYTLNTWLFAVTAFCIELCLKVIVSLTVYTLFMIDGHYSVVWEKLDDYVYYVRSTGSIIEFIFGVIMFGNGAYTMMFESGSKIRACMMCLHAYFNIYLQAKNGWKTFINRRTAVKKINSLPEVQVSESSEIDDVCAICYQEFRTSARVTPCHHYFHALCLRKWLYIQDTCPMCHQKVYIEDDAKEAASFSNNNGQVVPNEEAVQDLADGEPERELDGHHLSDDESTADEEEEWTADRHSYIPAEEFTQDPDSLRD, via the coding sequence GCATCCTGGCATCTGCCGTAGTGCTAGTGTTGTCCCGGAGAGCACTCTTCAAGTTTTATGCCATCAGCATTGCCCTTTTATCTGCTGCAACTTCAGTGTTGATCAACTACTACACTACTCTGAACTTGAATTCCCCTTACGGACTGGTCGACCTTCCTCCCAGCGGGTCTTCCCTCTGGATGCCACTGATTGGCTCCCAGCTCCTCTTCGGCATTGGATTAATCTCTTTGCTCGAGATCCAGTGCACATTCTCCAATTTCATCATTATGAATATGCTCGTCCCTGCCATCGGCTCCATCATTGAAGTTCCAGCCGAGGTTCAGCAGACGCTGGTCATCATTTCTGGCCTCGTACTTGCCATCTACACTACAATCTGCCTATCCCTTCGCTTCAAATGGTTCTACTACTCCACAAAATACACCTTCCTCCTGCTGAAGCACATGTATCAGGTTTACGGACTGCAGATCATGTTGGAGGACGCATGGAAAAAAATCCACTTCCCTGATGTGATGAGAGTGTTTTGGTTGACTAGACTAGCCACCCGGGCTGTTTTCATGGTCTACATGCTAAGACTGATGGATGCCGAAACAGAAGCCTCCTACTTTATGCAGTGGGATGACTTCTGGCAACTGGTCTGCCACCTTATAATCAGCGGCTGCGACTCCACAATAACAGTCTTGGGGATGAGCGCTGTGATCTCTTCCATAGCACATTACCTCGGACTTGGGATACTTTCCTTCATCGGCTCCACCGAAGAAGAAGACAAACGTCTTGGCTTTGTCGCTCCCGTCCTGTTCTTTATTTTAGCCCTACAAACTGGCTTGAGCGGACTAAAGCCCGAAGAGAGACTTATTCGCCTTTGTCGGAACATGTGCCTTCTGTTGACAGCAATTTTACATTTTATCCATGGAATGACTGACCCGGTATTAATGTCACTCAGTGCCTCCCACGTGTCCTCTTTTCGTAGGCATTTCCCAGTGCTCTTGGTCTCGGCATTCCTCTTTGTGCTTCCAATCCTCCTTAGTTGCGTTTTGTGGCACTACTACACCCTGAACACCTGGTTATTTGCCGTCACGGCATTCTGCATTGAACTTTGTCTCAAAGTCATCGTTTCCTTGACCGTGTACACGTTATTTATGATCGACGGGCACTACAGTGTAGTGTGGGAGAAGCTGGACGACTACGTGTACTATGTCCGCTCTACCGGCAGCATCATAGAGTTCATATTTGGCGTCATCATGTTTGGCAACGGAGCCTACACCATGATGTTTGAGTCGGGAAGCAAGATTCGAGCGTGCATGATGTGTCTTCACGCGTACTTCAATATCTACTTACAAGCCAAGAATGGGTGGAAGACGTTTATCAACCGTAGGACAGCCGTTAAGAAGATCAACTCACTTCCAGAAGTCCAAGTGTCCGAGAGCAGCGAGATTGACGACGTATGCGCGATCTGCTACCAGGAGTTCCGCACGTCAGCTCGGGTGACGCCTTGCCACCATTACTTTCACGCACTCTGCCTTCGAAAGTGGTTGTACATCCAAGATACTTGTCCAATGTGCCATCAAAAAGTCTACATCGAGGACGATGCAAAAGAAGCTGCATCATTTTCCAACAACAATGGACAGGTCGTGCCAAATGAAGAAGCGGTGCAAGATCTTGCCGACGGGGAACCGGAGCGGGAGCTGGATGGCCACCATCTAAGTGACGACGAGAGCACGGCAGACGAGGAGGAAGAGTGGACGGCCGATCGGCACAGTTACATCCCCGCCGAAGAGTTtactcaagatccagatagtctgaGGGATTAA